A region from the Candidatus Electrothrix scaldis genome encodes:
- a CDS encoding permease-like cell division protein FtsX: MKFLFAVLSQTWRNIVQTWRSQLLSLVTITLSVLIFAFFYLVYMNALHAGNLLNNDLRLIVYLEEQPDQSLQEEYRHKIEKFDKVEKVEFISRLEAYDRFKGQLNENQDVLQEIPHNFLPASIEIYPKRSLDTLSRIKLFSEYLQSLPGVLKVQYGREWVERFYSFIQLLRIIVLLSGTLLVLTTTFMMGHSIRLTMLTRKKELELLRLVGASDHYIRVPFFLEGAVLGALGAGTGIGALYLLYSWIQLRFSGQGASEMFSFSFFSGTSIGIIVLLAVLLCAGGSFTSTRRILHL; encoded by the coding sequence ATGAAATTTCTTTTTGCTGTTCTCAGCCAGACCTGGCGCAATATTGTCCAGACCTGGCGGAGCCAGTTGCTTTCATTGGTAACCATTACCCTGTCTGTCCTGATTTTTGCTTTTTTTTACCTGGTCTATATGAATGCTCTGCATGCAGGGAATCTCTTGAATAATGACCTCCGCTTGATTGTTTACCTGGAAGAGCAGCCTGATCAGTCCCTGCAGGAGGAGTATCGCCATAAAATTGAGAAATTCGATAAGGTAGAAAAAGTAGAATTTATCTCTCGCCTGGAGGCATATGATCGATTTAAGGGGCAGCTCAATGAAAATCAGGATGTTCTGCAGGAAATTCCTCATAATTTCTTACCGGCTTCCATAGAAATCTACCCCAAAAGAAGCCTGGATACCCTGTCGCGGATAAAGCTCTTTTCCGAGTACCTGCAGTCCTTGCCCGGAGTGCTCAAGGTCCAGTATGGTCGGGAGTGGGTGGAGCGTTTTTATTCTTTTATCCAGTTGCTTCGTATTATAGTGTTGCTTTCCGGCACCCTGCTTGTCCTGACCACCACCTTTATGATGGGCCATTCTATCCGTTTGACCATGCTGACCCGCAAAAAAGAGTTGGAATTATTACGGCTGGTCGGGGCTTCGGATCATTATATTCGCGTGCCTTTCTTTCTGGAAGGTGCCGTCCTCGGGGCTCTGGGGGCCGGGACCGGGATAGGCGCATTATATCTCTTATATAGCTGGATTCAACTTCGTTTCAGTGGTCAGGGCGCTTCTGAGATGTTTTCTTTTAGTTTTTTCAGCGGGACAAGTATCGGTATTATTGTGCTGCTGGCTGTCCTTCTTTGTGCCGGAGGAAGTTTTACCTCAACCCGCAGGATTCTTCATCTGTGA
- the ftsE gene encoding cell division ATP-binding protein FtsE produces the protein MTIEENNQAMIDLIRVSKIYPPDIQALADISLRVNKGEICYLTGMSGAGKTTLLRMLCGIDTPDRGYIEVAGKELSKLSGAELQKLRQSIGVAYQDFKLLPEKTVAQNIAFSMEVSYRSRSFIRQRIRALLDELRLSDKVNTRAGKLSRGEQQRVAIARAVANEPVLILADEPTGNLDTETTDLVMELFHYYNEMGTTLLIATHDHSIYDYPGSKVVTIEQGHLLDKSSTAAPAAPRTPRQGPRRPGQLLQEDDDFDPQIIIDRGLTAPRKKGAAI, from the coding sequence ATGACGATAGAAGAAAATAACCAGGCCATGATTGACCTGATTCGGGTCAGTAAAATCTATCCTCCAGATATTCAGGCGCTGGCAGATATATCTCTGCGGGTCAATAAGGGCGAGATTTGCTATCTCACCGGAATGAGCGGGGCCGGGAAAACCACCCTGCTTCGCATGCTGTGCGGGATTGATACGCCGGATCGGGGATACATTGAGGTGGCAGGCAAGGAACTCAGTAAGTTGTCAGGTGCGGAGCTGCAGAAGCTGCGGCAAAGCATCGGGGTGGCGTACCAGGATTTTAAGTTGTTGCCGGAAAAAACCGTGGCTCAGAATATCGCCTTTTCTATGGAGGTCTCGTACCGGAGTCGCTCTTTTATTCGGCAAAGGATCAGGGCCTTGCTTGATGAGCTCCGATTATCCGACAAAGTGAATACACGGGCAGGTAAACTGTCCAGAGGTGAGCAGCAGCGGGTCGCCATTGCCAGGGCTGTGGCTAATGAGCCGGTCCTTATTTTGGCAGATGAGCCCACCGGTAATCTTGATACTGAAACCACCGACTTGGTAATGGAACTCTTTCATTACTATAACGAGATGGGCACGACCCTGCTTATTGCCACCCATGATCATTCGATTTATGATTATCCGGGGAGCAAAGTCGTTACTATTGAACAGGGACACTTGCTTGATAAAAGTAGTACAGCCGCTCCTGCTGCACCCAGGACCCCACGCCAAGGTCCAAGAAGGCCAGGCCAGCTCCTGCAAGAAGACGATGATTTTGATCCCCAAATTATTATTGATAGGGGGCTGACAGCGCCAAGGAAAAAAGGTGCTGCAATATGA
- a CDS encoding DUF445 family protein: protein MPFTTSELLTYAGPPLLGALIGYLTNKVAIRMLFRPLNPWYILGMRVPMTPGIIPSKRHELAENIGAMVGEKLLTANDIGTALSAEPFQDHLYQIIDDRAKDILTQDLGPVQTVLPRRFRAYARIGLRTLKHHLHNGVQTYLTSDQFREALDQLVPEQLEKLGSRRIDELLREKDRKGFYRFMEASLEKIVSSPENTKLLARQIQNGVTEAAVSGKTLEDFLPKELVQLICATVEQQSPQLLRRTAHMLAEPAMRDRLIIAIKGGIESFLDGLGPMAAMAKGFIDVNSLDDTIRAWLEKKEDALVDWLLKPEIKDRAGRALVDQTRAFLATPLANLLAHVEPEKQETICHQFAAKIMEMLGSEKMQQLISDAIREQFEGIIDHGRLPLANCASLLLSNEQTETMRQTLTNELARVLRSEQAEKLLNKIINTMVDRIASRPLGILQNLMPAGVRKGITEYIVLTANQMLIREVPGLVRTLNIKELVTEKVDSLDLMRLEGLLLSIMEEQFKYINLFGALLGFLIGFLNLLTMLL, encoded by the coding sequence ATGCCTTTTACAACAAGCGAACTTCTCACCTATGCTGGTCCGCCCCTGCTGGGCGCCCTGATCGGTTACCTCACCAATAAGGTAGCTATCCGCATGCTGTTTCGCCCCCTGAACCCTTGGTACATCCTGGGCATGCGGGTTCCCATGACGCCAGGTATCATCCCCTCCAAACGCCATGAACTGGCTGAGAATATAGGCGCTATGGTGGGCGAGAAACTTCTTACAGCAAACGATATCGGCACAGCCTTGTCTGCTGAGCCCTTTCAGGATCATCTCTATCAAATCATTGATGATCGGGCCAAAGATATCCTGACCCAAGACCTGGGCCCTGTGCAAACTGTTCTTCCCCGCCGTTTCCGGGCCTATGCTCGCATAGGCCTCAGAACTCTGAAGCATCATCTGCACAATGGTGTACAGACCTATCTTACATCTGACCAATTCCGTGAAGCCCTCGACCAACTCGTCCCGGAGCAACTGGAAAAACTTGGCTCCCGCAGAATTGATGAACTCTTACGAGAAAAGGACAGAAAAGGCTTTTATCGCTTTATGGAAGCCAGCCTTGAAAAAATAGTCAGCTCCCCTGAAAACACCAAGCTCCTTGCCCGCCAAATCCAGAACGGGGTAACCGAGGCAGCCGTCTCTGGCAAAACGCTGGAAGATTTTCTCCCGAAAGAGCTGGTCCAACTCATCTGTGCAACAGTGGAGCAACAGTCCCCGCAACTCCTGCGCCGGACAGCACATATGCTGGCCGAACCTGCCATGCGTGACCGCCTCATCATCGCCATAAAGGGTGGTATAGAGAGTTTCCTTGATGGTCTTGGTCCAATGGCCGCTATGGCTAAGGGCTTTATTGACGTTAACAGCCTGGATGATACCATCCGAGCCTGGCTGGAGAAAAAGGAAGACGCGCTGGTCGACTGGCTTCTCAAACCGGAAATCAAGGACCGCGCTGGTCGTGCCCTTGTGGATCAGACCAGGGCCTTTCTGGCTACCCCTCTGGCGAACCTGCTGGCCCATGTAGAGCCGGAAAAACAGGAGACGATCTGCCACCAGTTTGCAGCAAAGATTATGGAGATGCTCGGATCGGAAAAAATGCAGCAGCTAATTTCCGATGCCATCCGGGAACAGTTTGAGGGGATTATCGATCATGGACGACTCCCCCTGGCAAACTGTGCCTCCCTGCTTTTGAGCAATGAGCAGACAGAGACCATGCGCCAAACGCTGACCAATGAGCTTGCCAGGGTTCTTCGTTCGGAGCAAGCTGAAAAATTACTCAACAAAATCATCAACACGATGGTGGACCGCATTGCCTCCAGACCGCTGGGCATCCTTCAGAACCTTATGCCTGCTGGAGTGCGCAAGGGTATTACGGAGTACATCGTCCTGACAGCCAACCAGATGCTGATTCGCGAGGTTCCAGGTCTGGTGCGCACCCTGAATATCAAGGAATTAGTGACAGAGAAGGTGGATTCACTTGACCTCATGCGCCTTGAAGGGCTCCTTCTCTCTATTATGGAAGAGCAGTTCAAGTACATCAACCTGTTCGGTGCCCTGCTCGGTTTCCTGATCGGCTTCTTGAATCTGCTTACTATGCTCCTGTAA
- a CDS encoding AAA family ATPase, whose product MSKVIALAGKGGTGKTTTSALLVKYLVARKMTPVLAVDADANANLNELLDLDVEITLGKIRKELKGELPVGMTRDQYMEMKIHQALIEETGFDLMVMGQPDGPGCYCAANQYLAMTMDKLAENYQYIIVDNEAGMEHLSRMNLRSIDYLFIVSDPSARGIMTARRIADITGPLKLEIKRQYLLVNRAPDPVPPALQTKIDEAVAEADMDLAGIISSSDELINQELSGSSYLKLAEDSKVIQQVFAVFDAIFEQSA is encoded by the coding sequence ATGAGCAAAGTTATAGCACTCGCTGGTAAGGGCGGAACTGGAAAGACCACAACCTCAGCCCTGCTTGTGAAATACCTTGTTGCCCGTAAGATGACTCCGGTCCTTGCTGTGGACGCCGATGCAAACGCCAATCTCAATGAATTGCTTGATCTTGATGTCGAAATAACGCTTGGGAAAATTCGTAAGGAGTTGAAGGGCGAGCTGCCTGTCGGGATGACCCGGGATCAGTATATGGAAATGAAAATCCATCAGGCCCTGATTGAAGAGACAGGTTTTGACCTGATGGTTATGGGGCAGCCGGACGGACCTGGTTGCTATTGTGCAGCCAACCAGTATCTGGCCATGACGATGGACAAACTGGCAGAGAATTACCAGTATATTATCGTCGACAATGAAGCCGGTATGGAGCACCTGAGCCGGATGAATCTGCGCAGTATTGATTACCTGTTCATCGTCTCTGATCCTTCTGCCCGTGGTATTATGACCGCCCGCCGGATCGCTGATATTACTGGCCCGTTGAAGCTAGAGATTAAACGGCAGTATTTATTGGTTAACAGGGCGCCTGATCCGGTACCTCCAGCCTTGCAGACCAAGATTGATGAGGCGGTGGCAGAGGCGGATATGGATCTGGCCGGTATTATTTCCTCCAGTGATGAATTGATTAACCAGGAACTCAGCGGTTCCTCATACCTGAAATTGGCGGAAGACAGTAAAGTTATCCAACAGGTCTTTGCGGTCTTTGATGCGATATTTGAGCAGTCCGCCTGA
- a CDS encoding TIGR02281 family clan AA aspartic protease: protein MKEEEPISQDEEPKKEWSFSNVDDEKQDSQAQADESSFPFGLPFLLIASGLIGFLVYLNRTFHTLDLGKDFGEIIYQGIFILFASATLASGNTWRKFKQLAAWAAIGLVFMLGFSYRYELAGVRDRLLSEVMPSKGMQNTPDSVTFPVSSDGHFYIQAEVNGVPLIFLADTGASDIVLSPGDANKLGIDLQQLEFNRIYETANGTVRGSIVQLADFKVQGIHLRDVRASVNEAKMSNSLLGMTFFKRLKRYEVKEDKLTLYWNP, encoded by the coding sequence ATGAAAGAGGAAGAGCCCATATCGCAGGATGAAGAGCCAAAGAAGGAATGGAGTTTCTCCAACGTTGATGATGAAAAGCAAGACAGCCAAGCCCAAGCAGACGAGTCATCTTTTCCCTTCGGGCTGCCCTTCCTGCTCATTGCCAGCGGGCTTATCGGCTTCCTCGTTTACCTGAATCGTACCTTTCATACACTCGACTTGGGCAAAGATTTTGGAGAGATTATTTACCAAGGCATCTTCATCCTCTTTGCCAGCGCGACCTTGGCATCGGGAAACACCTGGCGAAAATTCAAGCAGCTTGCGGCCTGGGCGGCCATAGGCTTGGTCTTCATGCTCGGGTTCAGCTATCGTTACGAACTGGCCGGGGTGCGAGATCGACTCCTCTCCGAGGTAATGCCCTCCAAGGGCATGCAGAACACGCCTGATTCAGTAACCTTTCCGGTTTCGTCCGATGGACATTTTTATATTCAGGCGGAAGTGAACGGGGTGCCCCTCATCTTTCTCGCTGATACCGGGGCCAGTGATATTGTACTTTCTCCTGGCGATGCCAATAAGCTGGGGATTGATCTTCAGCAACTGGAGTTCAACCGCATCTACGAGACAGCAAACGGGACAGTCCGGGGAAGCATTGTTCAGCTTGCTGACTTCAAGGTGCAGGGTATCCATCTCCGGGATGTCAGGGCCTCGGTCAATGAGGCAAAGATGAGTAACTCGCTGTTGGGCATGACCTTTTTCAAGCGATTAAAGCGCTACGAGGTAAAGGAAGACAAATTAACTCTGTACTGGAATCCATGA